From Asterias amurensis chromosome 3, ASM3211899v1, a single genomic window includes:
- the LOC139934455 gene encoding uncharacterized protein yields MEPGISVHLRILLILYTMWQIPLVYGKVNSWCGIIDYALVDLNYTTVHATTNQKLCYQACLNDSPRCKSANYRPEDRECDLNCASHYDVCVGGRLVENPGSIYTYTTSKMGCDTPLDSTSAAHCNKTSVPPCYTHKGSEWQMVFKGVAGTGLKMYDQWTNATWLGDLGFFGNYRNDTLYNAWNNGQIHVKRVKLSLYDQSGVKVEMVFNGRDSDISSWFAKERLVSSPWSDLTPTAQTNFFSIYGMFWDRSAYRSFYISRHFDLCPNDTGWLMVVDAATGVCDYELGLAMGYPAILYSTENHAVRWHGGLNDGTLGAADYLTVHIDIE; encoded by the exons ATGGAGCCCGGCATCTCTGTGCATCTTCGCATCTTGCTTATTCTTTACACGATGTGGCAAATACCGTTGGTTTACGGGAAAGTAAACTCATGGTGTGGTATCATCGACTATGCGTTGGTCGATCTGAACTACACGACCGTACATGCTACCACGAATCAAAAGCTGTGTTACCAGGCCTGTCTGAATGATTCACCCAGGTGTAAATCTGCAAACTACCGGCCGGAAGATCGAGAATGCGACCTGAACTGTGCCTCACACTATGATGTTTGTGTTGGTGGGAGATTGGTCGAGAACCCTGGGTCCATATACACCTATACAACATCTAAG atgGGATGTGACACTCCGCTTGATTCAACAAGTGCCGCACATTGTAACAAAACATCGGTACCTCCCTGTTATACGCACAAAG GGTCTGAGTGGCAAATGGTCTTCAAGGGTGTGGCTGGGACTGGATTGAAGATGTACGATCAGTGGACTAACGCCACCTGGTTAGGAGACTTGGGATTTTTCGGGAACTATCGAAACGATACATTGTACAATGCCTGGAACAACGGACAAATACACGTCAAACGG GTAAAGCTGTCATTGTACGACCAGAGTGGGGTCAAAGTTGAGATGGTATTCAATGGCAGAGACTCGGACATTTCGAGCTGGTTCGCCAAGGAGCGCCTTGTATCCTCTCCATGGAGTGACCTGACACCAACGGCACAAACCAATTTCTTCTCCATCTATGGGATGTTTTG GGACAGATCTGCATATCGAAGTTTCTACATTAGTCGGCACTTTGACTTATGTCCAAACGACACCGGTTGGCTGATGGTGGTGGATGCAGCTACAGGGGTGTGCGACTATGAACTTGGACTGGCAATGGGTTATCCCGCCATACTGTACAGCACAGAAAACCACGCTGTCCGCTGGCACGGTGGACTAAACG ATGGAACGTTGGGCGCAGCAGATTACTTGACCGTCCATATTGACATTGAGTGA